A region of Rhizorhabdus wittichii RW1 DNA encodes the following proteins:
- a CDS encoding dienelactone hydrolase-like protein, whose translation MGLVRSFAAFCLSLIGATAAHAASPITLCEGVWLDATRGRPVPVRIRMPAGREKVGVILFSHGLGGSLDAGTIWAHAWAEGGFAVVNIQHEGSDSAIFGKPGFKSALNGEQLAARARDIQFVIGELGRRLLEGPCDLQRIDLNRIGVAGHSFGAQTIQAIAGQSFPVKIEPPLSDPRVRAAVGLSPSPPLTGSPESAFATIRIPFLSITGTADAVPFVTPITALQRQQPFRLMPPGEKYLLVLKDGTHEMFAGQLFRTTLNGEPTPHIRNTVIATTLAFWYATLGHDKRALQWLQSPTGLRAGLPPGDVFESK comes from the coding sequence ATGGGTCTGGTAAGGTCGTTCGCTGCATTCTGTCTGTCGCTGATCGGCGCCACCGCCGCCCATGCGGCATCGCCGATCACCCTGTGCGAGGGGGTGTGGCTCGACGCCACGCGCGGCCGGCCGGTGCCGGTGCGGATCCGCATGCCGGCCGGGCGGGAGAAGGTCGGCGTCATCCTGTTCAGCCACGGCCTCGGCGGCTCGCTCGACGCGGGGACGATCTGGGCGCATGCCTGGGCGGAGGGCGGCTTCGCGGTCGTCAACATCCAGCATGAGGGCAGCGACAGCGCGATCTTCGGCAAGCCGGGCTTCAAGTCGGCGCTCAACGGCGAGCAGCTCGCCGCCCGCGCGCGCGATATCCAGTTCGTGATCGGCGAGCTCGGCCGGCGCCTGCTCGAAGGGCCGTGCGACCTCCAGCGGATCGACCTCAACCGGATCGGCGTCGCCGGCCACAGCTTCGGCGCCCAGACCATCCAGGCAATCGCGGGGCAGAGCTTCCCGGTCAAGATCGAGCCGCCGCTGAGCGATCCCAGGGTGCGGGCGGCGGTCGGCCTCAGCCCCTCGCCCCCGCTCACCGGATCGCCCGAGAGCGCCTTCGCGACGATCCGCATCCCGTTCCTGTCGATCACCGGCACCGCCGACGCGGTGCCCTTCGTCACGCCGATCACCGCGCTCCAGCGGCAGCAGCCCTTCCGGCTGATGCCGCCGGGCGAGAAATATCTGCTGGTGCTGAAGGACGGCACCCACGAGATGTTCGCGGGCCAGCTGTTCCGCACCACGCTGAACGGCGAACCGACCCCGCACATCCGCAACACGGTGATCGCGACGACGCTGGCCTTCTGGTACGCGACGCTCGGCCATGACAAGCGGGCGCTGCAATGGCTGCAGAGCCCGACCGGCCTGCGCGCCGGCCTGCCACCCGGCGACGTCTTCGAGAGCAAATAG
- a CDS encoding DNA polymerase III, alpha subunit (TIGRFAM: DNA polymerase III, alpha subunit~PFAM: PHP C-terminal domain protein; nucleic acid binding, OB-fold, tRNA/helicase-type), giving the protein MSAEAVPFAEMVAATNYSFLRGASAAADMVAAARAAGHAGIGIADRNSVAGVVRAWDAVRKAREEARKAGHADLAFKLATGARLVFVDGTPDIVAYPATRRGWGRLTRLLTTGNRRAIKGDCILFLDDLLGHLDDLLLIVIPGGEGLVLGEEGARPHPTWDGSMPSFPRKRESMDGGSLEPERSVTVDSRFRENDGEKREEIFPPSPQRRLGPMSLVTVDGVRVEDDPSPAASCERTDMDPSLRWDDAVRRALSILKRAAPDRVWLGLSMPYSGRDRRRIATYARLAKEVGVPLLATNDALYATPGQRPLHDVVTCIRLGLTLDEAGTRLAANGERHLKPGHEMARLFVDHPQAVAAGVALLDRIDFDLKQLKYEYPHEPVPEGWTPQGWLEHLVEKGIAWRYGPNPEQKVLDLVETELKLVRDARYAYYFLTVHDVVAFARGEKILCQGRGSAANSVICYVLGITEVDPVHNKLLFSRFISEDRNEPPDIDVDFEHERREEVMQHVYARYGRHRAGIAATVIHYRPRSAVREIAKVLGLSEDVAAKLTSTIWGSYAATMEGKRFHETGFDPGNVEIARLNMLVEQLLTFPRHLSQHVGGFVLTEDRLDETVPIHNAAMDDRTFIEWDKDDIDALGLMKVDVLALGMLTCIRKAFALIQAHTGTEYTLATIPKERKEVYDMLCKGDSIGVFQVESRAQINMLPRLRPRTLYDLVVQVAIVRPGPIQGGMVHPYLKRRKEEREGRLVIDYPGPKGPDGAPELEDVLSKTLGVPLFQEQAMKLAIVAAKFTDGEANQLRRAMATFRHVGTMPEFEGKMVEGMVARGYPRDFAERCFAQIKGFGSYGFPESHAQSFALLVYASSYIKCRYPAVFACALLNSQPMGFYAPAQIVRDAREHGVEVRAADVNRSGWDNSLEGPPGRLALRIGLRQVEGFRQAWADEIAKVRGQGAFASIEELARRAKLPRRALRLLADADAFRSLGLDRRAALWEARRTPDGELPLFAAAKARELGEEPDAMLPAMPLSEHVAADYQMTRLSLKGHPMQFLRDVFRREGVLSCAEVAQAKNGRRAKVAGVVLVRQRPGEGKAIFITLEDETGITNVLLWARTFEVQRRQVMASRLMVVEGEIQKSPEGVVHLMGAIVDDRTAELDRLSEDHRATIELLPADVFEHPQPPRDHVPRGSHPRNVRILPKSRDFH; this is encoded by the coding sequence ATGAGCGCCGAGGCCGTCCCCTTCGCCGAAATGGTCGCGGCGACCAATTACAGCTTCCTGCGCGGCGCCTCCGCTGCGGCGGACATGGTCGCGGCGGCGAGGGCGGCGGGCCATGCCGGCATCGGCATCGCCGACCGCAACAGCGTCGCCGGGGTGGTGCGGGCGTGGGACGCGGTCCGCAAGGCGCGCGAGGAGGCCAGGAAGGCAGGTCATGCCGACCTCGCCTTCAAGCTGGCGACGGGCGCGCGGCTGGTGTTCGTCGACGGGACGCCCGACATCGTCGCCTATCCCGCGACCCGGCGCGGCTGGGGCCGGCTGACCCGGCTGCTGACCACCGGCAACCGCCGCGCGATCAAGGGCGACTGCATCCTCTTCCTCGACGACCTGCTCGGCCATCTCGACGACCTGCTGCTGATCGTGATTCCGGGCGGCGAGGGGCTGGTGCTGGGCGAGGAAGGCGCGCGGCCGCATCCGACATGGGATGGCTCCATGCCGTCATTCCCGCGAAAGCGGGAATCCATGGACGGCGGTTCGCTGGAACCGGAGCGCTCCGTGACCGTGGATTCCCGCTTTCGCGAGAATGACGGAGAGAAAAGGGAGGAAATCTTTCCACCGTCGCCCCAGCGAAGGCTGGGGCCCATGTCTCTCGTCACGGTCGATGGGGTTCGGGTGGAGGACGATCCGTCCCCGGCGGCATCGTGCGAGAGGACAGACATGGATCCCAGCCTTCGCTGGGATGACGCGGTGAGGAGGGCGCTTTCCATCCTCAAGCGCGCCGCGCCCGATCGGGTCTGGCTGGGCTTGTCCATGCCCTATTCGGGACGCGACCGGCGGCGGATCGCCACCTATGCGCGGCTGGCGAAGGAGGTCGGCGTCCCGCTCCTCGCCACCAACGACGCGCTCTACGCCACGCCCGGCCAGCGGCCGCTCCACGATGTCGTCACCTGCATCCGCCTCGGCCTCACGCTCGACGAGGCGGGGACGCGGCTGGCCGCCAATGGCGAACGGCACCTCAAGCCCGGTCATGAGATGGCGCGGCTGTTCGTCGATCATCCGCAGGCCGTCGCCGCAGGCGTCGCGCTGCTCGATCGGATCGATTTCGACCTCAAGCAATTGAAATATGAATATCCGCACGAGCCCGTTCCCGAAGGCTGGACCCCGCAGGGCTGGCTCGAGCATCTGGTCGAGAAGGGCATAGCCTGGCGCTACGGCCCGAACCCCGAACAGAAGGTGCTCGACCTGGTCGAGACCGAGCTGAAGCTCGTCCGCGACGCGCGCTATGCCTATTATTTCCTGACCGTCCATGACGTGGTCGCCTTCGCGCGCGGCGAGAAGATCCTCTGCCAGGGACGGGGATCGGCGGCCAATTCGGTGATCTGCTACGTCCTCGGCATCACCGAGGTCGATCCGGTCCATAACAAGCTGCTCTTCTCGCGCTTCATCTCGGAGGACCGCAACGAGCCGCCCGACATCGACGTCGATTTCGAGCATGAGCGGCGCGAGGAGGTGATGCAGCATGTCTATGCGCGCTATGGCCGCCACCGCGCCGGCATCGCCGCCACCGTCATCCACTACCGCCCACGCAGCGCGGTGCGCGAGATCGCCAAGGTGCTGGGCCTCAGCGAGGACGTCGCGGCGAAACTGACCTCGACCATCTGGGGCAGCTATGCCGCGACGATGGAGGGCAAGCGCTTCCACGAGACCGGCTTCGACCCCGGCAATGTCGAGATCGCCCGGCTCAACATGCTCGTCGAGCAGCTGCTGACCTTCCCGCGCCATCTGTCGCAGCATGTCGGCGGCTTCGTGCTGACCGAGGACCGGCTCGACGAGACGGTGCCGATCCACAATGCCGCGATGGACGACCGCACCTTCATCGAATGGGACAAGGACGACATCGACGCGCTCGGGCTGATGAAGGTCGACGTGCTGGCGCTCGGCATGCTGACCTGCATCCGCAAGGCGTTCGCGCTGATCCAGGCGCACACCGGCACCGAATATACGCTCGCGACGATCCCGAAGGAGCGGAAAGAGGTCTACGACATGCTGTGCAAGGGCGACAGCATCGGCGTCTTCCAGGTCGAGAGCCGCGCCCAGATCAACATGCTGCCGCGGCTGCGGCCGCGAACGCTCTACGATCTCGTCGTGCAGGTCGCGATCGTCCGGCCGGGGCCGATCCAGGGCGGCATGGTCCATCCCTATCTCAAGCGCCGCAAGGAGGAGCGCGAGGGGAGGCTCGTCATCGACTATCCGGGGCCGAAGGGACCGGACGGCGCGCCCGAGCTCGAAGACGTGCTCAGCAAGACCCTCGGCGTCCCGCTGTTCCAGGAACAGGCGATGAAGCTGGCGATCGTCGCCGCCAAATTCACCGATGGCGAGGCCAACCAGCTCCGCCGCGCGATGGCGACCTTCCGCCATGTCGGCACCATGCCGGAGTTCGAGGGCAAGATGGTCGAGGGGATGGTCGCGCGCGGCTATCCGCGCGACTTCGCCGAGCGCTGCTTCGCCCAGATCAAGGGTTTCGGCAGCTACGGCTTTCCCGAAAGCCATGCCCAGTCCTTCGCGCTGCTCGTCTATGCTTCCTCCTACATCAAGTGCCGTTATCCGGCGGTGTTCGCCTGCGCGCTGCTCAATTCGCAGCCGATGGGCTTCTACGCCCCGGCGCAGATCGTCCGCGACGCGCGCGAGCATGGGGTCGAGGTGCGCGCGGCCGACGTCAACCGCAGCGGCTGGGACAACAGCCTCGAAGGGCCGCCCGGCCGGCTCGCGCTGCGGATCGGGCTGCGCCAGGTCGAGGGCTTCCGCCAGGCCTGGGCCGACGAGATCGCCAAGGTGCGGGGGCAAGGGGCTTTCGCCAGTATCGAGGAGCTGGCCCGCCGGGCGAAGCTGCCGCGCCGCGCGCTACGCCTGCTCGCCGACGCCGACGCCTTCCGCTCGCTCGGGCTCGACCGGCGCGCGGCCCTGTGGGAGGCGCGCCGCACCCCCGACGGTGAACTGCCGCTGTTCGCCGCGGCCAAGGCGCGCGAACTGGGCGAGGAGCCCGATGCGATGCTGCCGGCGATGCCGCTGTCCGAGCATGTCGCCGCCGATTACCAGATGACCCGGCTGTCGCTCAAAGGCCATCCGATGCAGTTCCTGCGCGACGTCTTCCGCCGCGAGGGCGTGCTGAGCTGCGCCGAGGTCGCCCAGGCGAAGAACGGCCGCCGCGCCAAGGTGGCGGGGGTGGTGCTGGTCCGCCAGCGGCCGGGCGAGGGCAAGGCGATCTTCATCACCCTGGAGGACGAGACCGGGATCACCAACGTCCTGCTCTGGGCGCGGACCTTCGAGGTGCAGCGCCGGCAGGTGATGGCGTCGCGACTGATGGTGGTGGAGGGCGAGATCCAGAAGAGCCCTGAAGGCGTCGTCCACCTGATGGGCGCGATCGTCGACGACCGCACCGCCGAGCTCGACCGGCTGTCGGAGGATCACCGCGCGACGATCGAGTTGCTGCCCGCCGACGTGTTCGAGCATCCCCAGCCACCCCGCGACCATGTCCCGCGCGGCAGCCACCCGCGCAACGTCCGCATCCTGCCGAAGTCGCGCGATTTCCATTGA
- a CDS encoding Nucleotidyltransferase/DNA polymerase involved in DNA repair-like protein, translated as MTSTASNRRRYLALFFPFLPADRLARAARRRNGCPPDAPFALVEKRKGAICLAAVDRAALALGMVPGLSLADARARLPDLGVADHDPPADARFLERIADGCDRYTPMVALDPPDGLLLDISGCAHLFGGEGALRDDLAARLGRLGLEVLSALADTPDAAHALARYRPEPVAGATLGALPVEALGLDGEETVGLRRAGFRRLDDLEARPSRLLAARFGEAAPDRLRRIAGGRDVRITPRRPEPALMLERRFAEPIGRTEGALAAIGELVGQAAVRMEAAHRGGRRFEAQLFRTDGLVRALRIETGLPVRDARVVMRLFDERLAALADPVDPGFGFDLVRLSVPMFEPLAPLQLPLEGGALAQGELAQLLDRLSTRLGRHRVRRLAPRDSHVPEQAAFVFPAIEGGPAGGWPDPEPGEPPLRPTHLFDPPQPIEVMAGVPDGPPSRFRWRRELHEVTLAEGPERIGALWWRRADNAGLSRDYYRVEDGKGRRFWLFRLGLYGREAEQPAWYIHGLFA; from the coding sequence GTGACGAGCACAGCTTCGAACAGGCGCCGCTATCTGGCGCTGTTCTTCCCCTTCCTGCCGGCCGACCGGCTGGCGCGGGCGGCGCGCCGCCGGAACGGCTGTCCGCCTGACGCGCCCTTCGCGCTGGTCGAGAAGCGCAAGGGGGCGATATGCCTTGCCGCGGTCGACCGGGCAGCGCTGGCGCTGGGCATGGTCCCGGGCCTCAGCCTCGCCGACGCCCGCGCGCGCCTGCCCGATCTCGGCGTCGCCGATCATGATCCCCCGGCCGACGCCCGTTTCCTCGAACGGATCGCCGACGGCTGCGACCGCTATACCCCGATGGTCGCGCTCGATCCGCCCGACGGGCTGCTGCTCGACATCAGTGGCTGCGCGCATCTGTTCGGCGGCGAGGGGGCGCTGCGCGACGACCTCGCGGCGCGGCTCGGCCGGCTCGGGCTGGAGGTGCTGAGCGCGCTGGCCGACACGCCCGACGCCGCCCATGCGCTGGCGCGCTATCGTCCAGAGCCCGTCGCCGGAGCGACGCTTGGGGCCTTGCCCGTCGAGGCGCTCGGTCTCGACGGGGAGGAGACGGTCGGGCTGCGCCGGGCGGGGTTCCGGCGGCTCGACGATCTGGAGGCGCGGCCGTCGCGGCTGCTCGCGGCGCGCTTCGGGGAGGCGGCGCCCGACCGGCTGCGCCGGATCGCGGGCGGGCGCGACGTCCGCATCACCCCGCGCCGGCCCGAACCGGCGCTGATGCTCGAACGGCGCTTCGCCGAGCCGATCGGCCGCACTGAGGGCGCGCTCGCCGCGATCGGCGAGCTGGTCGGCCAGGCGGCGGTGCGGATGGAGGCGGCGCATCGCGGCGGTCGCCGGTTCGAGGCGCAGCTCTTCCGCACCGACGGGCTGGTCCGCGCGCTGCGGATCGAGACCGGGCTGCCGGTGCGCGACGCCAGGGTCGTCATGCGGCTGTTCGACGAGCGGCTGGCGGCGCTCGCCGATCCGGTCGATCCCGGCTTCGGCTTCGATCTGGTGCGCCTGTCGGTGCCGATGTTCGAGCCGCTCGCCCCGCTCCAGCTCCCGCTCGAAGGCGGCGCGCTGGCGCAAGGGGAACTGGCGCAGCTGCTCGACCGGCTGTCGACCCGGCTGGGCCGCCACCGGGTGCGGCGGCTGGCTCCGCGCGACAGCCATGTCCCCGAGCAGGCGGCGTTCGTCTTTCCCGCGATCGAGGGCGGCCCGGCGGGCGGCTGGCCCGACCCCGAACCCGGCGAGCCGCCGCTGCGCCCGACCCATTTGTTCGATCCGCCCCAGCCGATCGAGGTGATGGCGGGCGTTCCCGACGGCCCGCCGAGCCGCTTCCGCTGGCGCCGCGAGCTGCACGAGGTGACGCTGGCCGAGGGGCCCGAGCGGATCGGCGCGCTGTGGTGGCGGCGCGCCGACAATGCCGGCCTCAGCCGCGACTATTACCGGGTCGAGGACGGCAAGGGCCGGCGCTTCTGGCTGTTCCGGCTGGGCCTCTACGGACGCGAGGCGGAGCAGCCCGCCTGGTACATCCACGGCCTGTTCGCATGA
- a CDS encoding transcriptional regulator, MerR family (PFAM: regulatory protein, MerR; Transcription regulator MerR, DNA binding) yields MVRLQGVMPMAAGLTISGLAGAGGVGVETIRYYQRRGLLAEPRRPHGSGMAGGIRRYGAEDVRRLRFIRSAQAAGFTLGEIAELLALDAGQDRQRARELATARIEAIDAEIAKLQQAREALRRMAGACASTQEGPCPILTAFDG; encoded by the coding sequence ATGGTACGGTTGCAAGGGGTTATGCCGATGGCTGCGGGACTGACGATTTCGGGACTGGCCGGTGCCGGCGGCGTCGGGGTCGAGACGATCCGCTATTATCAGCGGCGCGGCCTGCTGGCGGAGCCGCGGCGACCGCACGGGTCGGGCATGGCGGGCGGCATCCGCCGCTATGGCGCGGAGGACGTCCGCCGGCTGCGCTTCATCCGTTCGGCCCAGGCGGCGGGCTTCACCCTAGGCGAGATCGCCGAGCTACTCGCGCTCGACGCGGGGCAGGACCGGCAGCGCGCCCGCGAACTGGCCACGGCGCGGATCGAGGCGATCGACGCCGAGATCGCGAAGCTGCAACAGGCGCGCGAGGCGCTGCGCCGCATGGCGGGCGCCTGCGCCTCGACGCAGGAGGGGCCGTGCCCGATCCTGACCGCCTTCGACGGTTGA
- a CDS encoding glutaredoxin (PFAM: glutaredoxin), whose translation MDTAARPTAILYRMVMPDHVCPYGLKALHLLRSRGYAVDDRWLRTREETDAFKAEHDVKTTPQVFIDGRRIGGHDDLRRHLGLKVAEPGATSYRPVAVLFAMTALMALAASMAAFGSPFTMQAGQWFIAFSMCALALLKLQDVDRFATMFLNYDLLARRWVPYGTIYPYAEGLAGVLMAAGVLTWLSAPIALFIGGIGAVSVFKAVYVDKRSIKCACVGGSSNVPLGFVSMLENVMMVAMAAWMLAM comes from the coding sequence ATGGATACCGCCGCTCGGCCCACCGCCATCCTCTATCGCATGGTGATGCCGGACCATGTCTGCCCCTATGGGCTGAAGGCGCTGCACCTGCTACGCAGCCGGGGCTATGCGGTCGACGACCGCTGGCTGCGGACGCGCGAGGAGACCGACGCGTTCAAGGCCGAGCATGACGTCAAGACGACGCCGCAGGTCTTCATCGACGGCCGGCGGATCGGCGGCCATGACGACCTGCGCCGCCATCTCGGCCTGAAGGTCGCCGAGCCCGGCGCGACCAGCTATCGCCCGGTCGCCGTGCTGTTCGCGATGACCGCGCTGATGGCGCTGGCGGCGAGCATGGCGGCGTTCGGATCGCCCTTCACCATGCAGGCGGGGCAATGGTTCATCGCCTTCAGCATGTGCGCGCTCGCGCTGCTCAAGCTCCAGGACGTCGATCGCTTCGCGACGATGTTCCTCAACTACGACCTGCTGGCGCGCCGCTGGGTGCCCTATGGCACCATCTATCCCTATGCGGAGGGCCTGGCCGGCGTGCTGATGGCGGCGGGCGTGCTGACCTGGCTGTCGGCGCCGATCGCGCTGTTCATCGGCGGCATCGGCGCGGTGTCGGTGTTCAAGGCGGTCTATGTCGACAAGCGGTCGATCAAATGCGCCTGCGTCGGCGGATCGTCGAACGTGCCGCTCGGCTTCGTGTCGATGCTCGAGAACGTCATGATGGTGGCGATGGCGGCGTGGATGCTCGCGATGTGA